DNA from Brassica napus cultivar Da-Ae chromosome C4, Da-Ae, whole genome shotgun sequence:
agacTGACGTTTacaaagttgacaaaaaaaaacaatagactGATGTTTGACATGCATAGCTGCTAGCTAGGTATTAGTGTGGCGGTTTAAATGATTTGCCATTTATGTGCTTTTAGATGACTGAAACGGTAAGGATGGTTGGTGAATTTAGGGAAGAGAGTGTGCTTGATACTTTGAATCTGAATCACGTCGTACTAAGGGTATTTATTTCTTCTTATTCCATATACATTTAACCTAATTTATTGCGATCGtcagttttcattttttttaacggctaatttattaacaaaatatgCTTCTTATAGTATTACTTTATTTGATGCCACTACATggttttttataattaatattttatttttataaataattttatcaatatattattttttctaaattttatcaatatttcatttttctaaaTTACCTATACTTTTCTAGATCCAAACattgttattttattcataGATAACTATTATCTCATCAATACattttatgaataaataaaatccataatttttattcttttttaaaatatcattatatattttcaatgtgACTTCACAAATTAATGCACTTCTTATTTTACCTCTTATTAAGGCTAAAAACATTGAATTGTAGCCACCATTATACATTTGTgtcttttaaattaaatatgcatgaaatttattaaattggTATTGTAGAGAAATTTTTGTAGGGgctttaaatatttgaaaagttTGAAAGCTTAGTTTAGTGGTTTGACTGAAAATCGTTAATTTTTTATACCATGAAGTCCAAGTTTCAAATCTCAGACaagattaattatataaattaatggagaaaatatttttcaaacgATATTCAACATACTGCAAGTAAAATTGTTAGACATGAATCTTTCTAGTAAAACAGATCAAAATGATAATGATTTATGTGAATTATcataatacaaataaaatatttgttataaaattttctatgtaatatttttttatagtttatagtAACATAATTAACCggtattaataaaataattatgccGATAGTATGAATCTTCTCGTTTCCATATTACCATCTGGATTTGTGTGTCTAATCCAAGAGAGTGCTTATGCTTCAATATTCGTCATTTGTGTACGATCCAATCAAATTTATCCATTGAAACCAGTTGGTGTTAAATGACACTTAATATTACAAGGTTAACAAAGGAGGGTATGAGTGATTGCGTCCGTGGGAGAATGTTTAACTAGAGTTTTAATAGACGGAGGAGCATTGGCTGGTAAAAACTGAATTTTGCTTGCGATGGGAATTTCAGAGTTTCATTGATGGTGTTAATTAGTCATAGTATGAAGATCACAAATGTGTTGTAAAGTAGTTATGAAAAGAGATAAATATGGGCATCTTCAATCCATAAAAACATTTTGGTGTCAAAGCTACactattttaatgtaattttagTATTAACAGCTTGTGCACCCATACTTGGTGTGAAAGCTACATTATTTCAATGCAATATTTCAATTTCATTTTGTATTATGGTTTAAATattgcattgaaaatataaaaaaaatacatttgaaaaataataagaataaacaATATACTtcttataaaaagaaattaaagcaCTCATCAAATTAATACACCAaattatggacaaaaaaaaataatataccaaattgttaaaacaagaaaaggagCATGAAATTTCGAAGagaaataaaatatctaaaacatgtaaagaaaaaaactcaaaggaaaatactttgtgaccatattaaaagaaaaagaatatactTGTGTGTTCGAGTCCCGGCCActagaaaattaatatttcagCATCGTTAGGAGCAAGAGATCGACACGTAGCAACACGTGGTCTGGACCACTTTTGTGGAGCCATTATAGTCCTTTATAATTCAAAGAATATACTTGTGTGTCGAGGACAAATGAACCAATGGAAAATCCAATTTAATCTGTCTCCTGGACACCGAAGtgcagtgttaaaaaaaaaagacatcaaaAGGCGATTCACCGTTGTCCAGTGTCTGTGTGGTTCCACAGTAAACCCACTAATTAAAAAGGAATCATAttagttttcaattttaaaaacagagttTAGTAAATAAACAAGGGAACTCATAAACAAGCGGGTAGCTGATAAAGGTATTATTAATACATATGAACAAGTGGCTTATTTCATTTAACGGGTATTTTCGTCATAAATTGGTTCAGATCTAATATCGAGTGTAGTATTTAACCCCTCTCTGTACTTCaccaatttttgtttaattagtttataattttaaatacatcatgatattgtatagttttttttcatacatCATTTGGTAGTTTAAAAAGTTCAATATTTAATCTCCCCACAAAGTGTTATATAACAAAAATGGGAATAGACATTTAGTTACGGAAAGATGAGACTGATAAACAGAAATGTATACATGCACAATtgcacataaatatataaactgcATTTATATAGAGCACTTTAAAAGAAAAGTCCGAGATCTATCACATGAGACCATCTTACACGAAGCTAAAAGCCCTTAATTTGCTCCGtacatacataaatatatatatagacactTTTATACATGTTTGTGAAATGGATATACATCTGTACGGTCGGTGCGGAAGTCTGCGACACCACTCATCAGGGTTCAAGAGGTTCTACCGAGAGGCTAGGCTCATTAGAAGGAGAAAAGGCCAAGAAAATTAGGAGAATCATGAGGAGGAGAGGGAGCAGGAGGAGCGTGGCTGGAGGCGGTGGAAGCGGTGGAAGGAACGGTGGCAGAATCAGAAG
Protein-coding regions in this window:
- the LOC106395017 gene encoding protein ORGAN SIZE RELATED 1, with translation MRVHNQRLRVDITPKPMGLTGSSLITARSVAVLLFVSLLLLILPPFLPPLPPPPATLLLLPLLLMILLIFLAFSPSNEPSLSVEPLEP